A stretch of the Streptomyces sp. NBC_00078 genome encodes the following:
- a CDS encoding fumarate reductase/succinate dehydrogenase flavoprotein subunit, whose amino-acid sequence MTTPVNTPLEIPALTDAEEIRCDVLVIGGGTAGTMAALTAAEHGADVLLLEKAHVRHSGALAMGMDGVNNAVIPGRAEPDDYVAEITRANDGIVDQSTVRQTATRGFGMVQRLESYGVKFEKDEHGDYAVRQVHRSGSYVLPMPEGKDVKKVLYRQLRRREMREKIRIENRVMPVRVLTAEGRAVGAVGFNTRTGAFVTVRAGAVILATGACGRLGLPASGYLYGTYENPTNAGDGYAMAYHAGAELTGIECFQINPLIKDYNGPACAYVANPFGGYQVNRHGERFVDSDYWSGQMMAEFAAEVASDRGPVYLKLSHLPEESVSALETILHSTERPTRGTFHSGRGHDYRTHDIEMHISEIGLCGGHSASGVRVDDHARTTVPRLYAAGDLACVPHNYMIGAFVFGDLAGADASQYQSYEGELPEDQLREAHELIYRPLHHPQGPPQTQVEYKLRRFVNDYVAPPKSGARLSLALEAFERMHDDIAEMGARTPHELMRCAEVSFIRDCAEMAARASLARTESRWGLYHDRLDHPQRDDASWFHHLDLHKSPSGSMEFTARPVAPYLVPVDEFTPVGGPSRHLGEVHAEDVATAGSRDVAPVASAREVSPETVAETAGPGRDDAPDSPQSRPEQTSARLLELVALSEEEPELDALRPYLTDPAPAVRREAVAVLTETVPPGTGPALAEALRDATAEVRSAAAASLRELVETLPPEPALRNGLSAALAERDPVVRAAALDVLRALRLGDAALFSGSLTDAVISVRIEAVRALVSVDAATELAYAATADPSREVRVTIAKSLATVWAARVGDTEGAAVGSGGLNPVLTALADLTGDEDALVQGAAYGALGTTGCPAPLAARAVSALSDLAWQVRQGAATALSAAEPDVAVPALAKALADQNADVRKAAVLALTRHSETEDARAALATATSDSDADVRAYAARAL is encoded by the coding sequence GTGACCACCCCCGTGAACACGCCCCTGGAGATCCCCGCGCTCACCGACGCCGAGGAGATCCGCTGTGATGTCCTCGTCATAGGCGGCGGCACCGCCGGCACCATGGCCGCGCTGACCGCCGCCGAGCACGGCGCGGACGTGCTCCTCCTGGAGAAGGCCCACGTCCGCCACTCCGGCGCGCTCGCCATGGGCATGGACGGCGTCAACAACGCGGTCATCCCCGGCCGCGCCGAACCCGACGACTACGTCGCGGAGATCACCCGCGCCAACGACGGCATCGTCGACCAGTCCACCGTCCGCCAGACCGCCACCCGCGGCTTCGGCATGGTGCAGCGCCTCGAGTCGTACGGTGTGAAGTTCGAGAAGGACGAGCACGGCGACTACGCGGTCCGCCAGGTCCATCGCTCCGGCTCCTACGTGCTGCCGATGCCGGAGGGCAAGGACGTCAAGAAGGTCCTGTACCGGCAGCTGCGGCGGCGCGAGATGCGGGAGAAGATCCGCATCGAGAACCGGGTGATGCCGGTACGCGTGCTGACCGCCGAGGGGCGGGCCGTCGGGGCGGTCGGCTTCAACACGCGCACGGGCGCGTTCGTCACCGTCCGCGCGGGCGCCGTGATCCTGGCGACGGGCGCCTGCGGCCGCCTCGGCCTGCCCGCGTCCGGTTACTTGTACGGCACGTACGAGAACCCGACGAACGCGGGCGACGGCTACGCCATGGCGTACCACGCGGGCGCCGAGCTGACCGGCATCGAGTGCTTCCAGATCAATCCGCTGATCAAGGACTACAACGGCCCCGCCTGCGCCTACGTCGCCAACCCCTTCGGCGGCTACCAGGTCAACCGGCACGGCGAACGGTTCGTCGACTCCGACTACTGGTCCGGGCAGATGATGGCCGAGTTCGCGGCGGAGGTCGCGAGTGACCGCGGACCCGTGTACCTGAAGCTGAGCCACCTTCCGGAGGAGTCGGTCTCCGCCCTGGAGACGATCCTCCACTCGACCGAGCGCCCCACCCGCGGCACCTTCCACTCGGGACGCGGCCACGACTACCGCACGCACGACATCGAGATGCACATCTCCGAGATCGGCCTGTGCGGCGGTCATTCCGCCTCGGGCGTCCGGGTCGACGACCATGCCCGTACGACGGTCCCCCGCCTGTACGCCGCCGGCGACCTGGCCTGTGTGCCGCACAACTACATGATCGGCGCTTTCGTCTTCGGCGACCTGGCGGGGGCGGACGCCTCCCAGTACCAGTCCTACGAGGGCGAGTTGCCCGAGGACCAGCTGCGCGAGGCACACGAGCTGATCTACCGCCCGCTGCACCATCCGCAAGGCCCGCCGCAGACCCAGGTCGAGTACAAACTGCGCCGCTTCGTGAACGACTACGTGGCCCCGCCGAAGTCGGGTGCCCGGCTGTCCCTGGCCCTGGAGGCCTTCGAGCGGATGCACGACGACATCGCGGAGATGGGCGCGCGCACCCCGCACGAACTGATGCGCTGTGCCGAGGTCTCCTTCATCCGCGACTGCGCGGAGATGGCCGCCCGTGCCTCGCTGGCCCGCACGGAGTCCCGCTGGGGTCTCTACCACGACCGTCTCGATCACCCCCAACGTGACGACGCCTCCTGGTTCCACCACCTCGACCTGCACAAGTCCCCCTCTGGCTCCATGGAGTTCACGGCCCGTCCCGTGGCTCCCTATCTCGTCCCCGTCGACGAGTTCACCCCCGTCGGCGGTCCCTCCCGTCACCTCGGCGAGGTCCACGCCGAGGACGTCGCCACGGCCGGCTCACGCGATGTGGCACCGGTGGCCTCCGCACGGGAGGTGTCGCCCGAGACCGTGGCCGAGACCGCCGGGCCGGGCCGGGACGACGCCCCCGACTCGCCGCAGTCCCGTCCCGAACAGACCTCCGCCCGTCTCCTGGAACTCGTCGCCCTCTCCGAGGAGGAGCCCGAACTTGACGCCCTGAGGCCCTACTTGACGGACCCGGCACCCGCCGTCCGGCGCGAGGCCGTCGCCGTCCTGACCGAGACGGTGCCGCCGGGCACCGGCCCCGCCCTCGCCGAGGCCCTGCGCGACGCCACCGCCGAGGTACGGTCCGCCGCAGCCGCGTCCCTGCGCGAACTCGTCGAGACGCTGCCGCCGGAACCCGCCCTGCGGAACGGCCTCTCCGCCGCACTCGCCGAACGGGACCCAGTCGTCCGGGCCGCCGCCCTCGACGTCCTGCGCGCCCTGCGCCTCGGTGACGCGGCGCTGTTCTCCGGCTCGCTGACCGACGCCGTCATCTCCGTCCGCATCGAGGCCGTACGGGCCCTGGTCTCGGTCGACGCCGCCACCGAACTGGCCTACGCGGCGACTGCCGACCCGTCCCGCGAGGTGCGCGTCACCATCGCCAAGTCCCTGGCGACGGTGTGGGCGGCTCGGGTGGGGGACACGGAAGGTGCCGCGGTGGGGTCCGGCGGCCTCAACCCCGTCCTCACGGCCCTGGCGGACCTCACCGGCGACGAGGACGCGCTGGTCCAGGGGGCTGCCTACGGGGCACTGGGCACCACGGGCTGCCCGGCACCGCTCGCCGCACGCGCCGTGTCCGCACTGTCCGACTTGGCCTGGCAGGTGAGGCAGGGCGCCGCGACCGCGCTGTCCGCCGCCGAGCCGGACGTGGCCGTCCCCGCCCTCGCCAAGGCCCTCGCCGATCAGAACGCCGACGTACGCAAGGCAGCCGTGCTGGCCCTGACCCGGCACAGTGAGACCGAGGACGCCCGGGCCGCCCTGGCCACGGCCACATCGGACTCGGACGCGGACGTGAGGGCGTACGCGGCGCGGGCCCTGTGA
- a CDS encoding ferredoxin family protein, with protein sequence MPLAPQRADVPVTIDESKCIDGCTLCVDMCPLDSLAIDDSSGKAYMHVDECWYCGPCAARCPTGAVTVNMPYLLR encoded by the coding sequence ATGCCTTTGGCGCCCCAGCGGGCCGACGTGCCCGTGACCATCGACGAGTCGAAGTGCATCGACGGCTGCACCCTCTGCGTGGACATGTGCCCGCTGGACTCCCTCGCCATCGACGACAGCAGCGGCAAGGCCTACATGCACGTCGACGAGTGCTGGTACTGCGGCCCGTGCGCGGCCCGCTGCCCCACCGGAGCCGTGACGGTCAACATGCCCTACCTGCTCCGGTGA
- a CDS encoding M56 family metallopeptidase: MTVCLLLLSVAAVMAAVPVPRALVRAAWPEREPVVALWVWQCLVATVLLCCLTALVLGAAAVFHTFRDHVFAPAPPAVTAAYDLTAAPAWAVALTLVLACGAGWTTAMLARELVEVRRRRGQARAHLRERAPELPAGLEEAARGPLLVLEDEYPDAWWMPGHPPQLVVTTGALHRLTDHQLDAVLTHERDHARAHHDWLLHLSTALATGFPRVPLFAHFCDQTYRLVELAADDTASRRCGHLTTALALIELNQHRGVLSCASSHRLLGERVGRLLEPPPRLGRRHRALTTTAAALVPLLPLLIALAPGLTALG, from the coding sequence ATGACCGTCTGTCTGCTCCTGCTGAGCGTCGCCGCCGTGATGGCCGCCGTGCCGGTTCCGCGTGCGCTGGTGCGGGCGGCGTGGCCCGAGCGGGAGCCCGTGGTCGCGCTGTGGGTGTGGCAGTGCCTGGTCGCCACCGTCCTGCTGTGCTGTCTGACGGCGCTCGTGCTGGGCGCGGCCGCCGTCTTCCACACCTTCCGCGACCACGTCTTCGCGCCGGCGCCCCCGGCCGTGACCGCGGCGTACGACCTGACGGCCGCCCCGGCCTGGGCCGTCGCCCTCACCCTGGTGCTGGCCTGCGGTGCCGGCTGGACGACGGCGATGCTCGCGCGCGAACTCGTCGAGGTCCGCCGCCGCCGCGGCCAGGCCCGTGCGCACCTGCGTGAACGCGCCCCCGAGCTGCCCGCCGGGCTGGAGGAGGCGGCGCGCGGCCCGCTGCTGGTGCTGGAGGACGAGTACCCCGACGCCTGGTGGATGCCGGGCCACCCGCCCCAGCTGGTCGTCACGACGGGTGCCCTGCACCGGCTCACCGACCACCAGCTCGACGCCGTCCTCACCCATGAGCGCGACCACGCCCGCGCCCACCACGACTGGCTCCTGCACCTGTCGACGGCCCTGGCCACGGGATTTCCCCGGGTGCCGCTGTTCGCCCACTTCTGCGACCAGACATACCGGCTGGTGGAACTGGCCGCGGACGACACGGCGTCGCGCCGCTGCGGACACCTCACCACGGCGCTCGCCCTGATCGAGCTGAACCAGCACCGCGGTGTGCTGTCCTGCGCCTCCAGCCACCGCCTCCTGGGCGAACGCGTGGGCCGCCTCCTCGAACCGCCCCCGCGCCTGGGCCGCCGGCACCGTGCCCTCACCACGACGGCGGCAGCGCTGGTGCCACTGCTGCCGCTGCTGATCGCGCTCGCTCCGGGGCTGACGGCGCTGGGGTGA
- a CDS encoding GntR family transcriptional regulator — translation MPPSDRIRDHAGQGATTVAAHRARRRLRADQARQLADLLRHQVLAGGFLDGTLPHETILATDYRATRNTVRQALDLLRAEGLVDRLPGVGTVIVAQKYPHGLDRLMGLAETLREHGRVTNEVRTVSPTPAPAPVADRLHVQPGTDVLYIERLRRLNGLPLSLDLTYIPLDIGTSLLGADLENTDVFRLLETITGQGLGHADITLEAVNADTHSAAVLEAPHGAAVLMLERLTHLADGRPVDLEFIRFRGDRITMSGLLHRAL, via the coding sequence ATGCCACCCAGCGACCGCATCCGAGACCACGCCGGCCAGGGCGCGACCACCGTCGCCGCCCACCGCGCGCGGCGCCGGCTGCGCGCCGACCAGGCCAGGCAGCTCGCCGACCTCCTCCGCCACCAGGTCCTGGCCGGCGGGTTCTTGGACGGCACGCTCCCCCACGAGACGATCCTGGCCACGGACTACCGCGCCACCCGCAACACCGTCCGTCAGGCTCTGGACCTGCTCAGGGCCGAAGGCCTCGTGGACCGGCTCCCCGGAGTCGGCACGGTGATCGTCGCCCAGAAGTACCCGCACGGCCTCGACCGTCTGATGGGCCTCGCGGAAACCCTCCGCGAGCACGGCCGGGTCACCAACGAGGTCCGCACCGTGAGCCCCACCCCGGCACCGGCCCCGGTAGCCGACCGCCTGCACGTCCAGCCCGGCACCGACGTCCTCTACATCGAACGCCTGCGCCGCCTGAACGGCCTCCCCCTCTCCCTCGACCTCACCTACATCCCGCTCGACATCGGCACCTCCCTGCTCGGTGCCGACCTGGAGAACACCGACGTCTTCCGCCTCCTGGAGACGATCACCGGCCAGGGACTCGGCCACGCCGACATCACCCTGGAGGCGGTGAACGCGGACACCCATTCCGCCGCCGTGCTCGAAGCCCCGCACGGTGCGGCCGTCCTCATGCTGGAACGGCTCACGCACCTCGCCGACGGCCGCCCCGTGGACCTGGAGTTCATCCGATTCCGCGGCGACCGCATCACCATGAGCGGCCTGCTGCACCGCGCCCTCTAG
- a CDS encoding ATP-grasp domain-containing protein: MARSSRRGLFEADRDVPGLIVKFGDYPLHHGGVGAIRSLGRLGVPMYAITEDRYTPAASSRYLKKAFVWPTTGTENPDHLVEGLLRVGRRIGRPTVLVPTDEEAAVLIAEHQDVLKSFFLFPHVERALPRRLASKQGLHELCVEHGIPSPTAAFPQSYDDIVAFAEKARFPVVAKNREAFMRRKQPAVNGTTRISTRRGLLALARDWGEHPGVILQEYLPREDAEDWIVHAYFDQDSTPLAMFTGVKVRSWPPHAGMTANAYVVDNPELADLAARFIKQIGFTGIIDLDLRFDRRDGLYKLLDFNPRMGAQFRLFENESGVDVVRAMHLDLTGRPVPEGEQRAGHRYIVENIDLPALLAYRRSGYTTPHAPARASGTELAWLAGDDPLPFVTMLARFVRPGAKHLYQLWRTNRRGSSTSSSS, encoded by the coding sequence GTGGCCAGGAGCAGCAGGCGTGGGCTTTTTGAGGCCGACCGTGATGTGCCCGGCCTGATCGTCAAGTTCGGCGACTATCCGCTGCACCACGGCGGCGTCGGCGCGATCCGCAGCCTGGGCCGCCTGGGCGTGCCGATGTACGCGATCACGGAGGACCGCTACACGCCCGCCGCCTCCTCCCGCTATCTCAAGAAGGCCTTCGTCTGGCCGACCACCGGCACCGAGAATCCCGACCACCTGGTGGAAGGCCTGCTGCGCGTCGGCCGCCGCATCGGCCGTCCCACCGTCCTCGTCCCCACGGACGAGGAGGCAGCCGTACTGATCGCCGAGCACCAGGACGTGCTCAAGAGCTTCTTCCTCTTCCCGCATGTCGAACGGGCCCTGCCGCGCCGCCTCGCAAGCAAGCAGGGCCTGCACGAACTGTGCGTGGAACACGGCATCCCGAGTCCGACCGCCGCCTTCCCGCAGTCGTACGACGACATCGTGGCCTTCGCCGAAAAGGCCCGCTTCCCGGTGGTGGCCAAGAACCGCGAGGCGTTCATGCGGCGCAAGCAGCCCGCGGTGAACGGCACCACGAGGATCTCCACCCGTAGGGGCCTGCTCGCCCTCGCCCGCGACTGGGGCGAGCACCCCGGGGTGATCCTCCAGGAGTACCTGCCGCGGGAGGACGCCGAGGACTGGATCGTGCACGCCTACTTCGACCAGGACTCGACCCCGCTCGCCATGTTCACCGGAGTCAAGGTGCGCTCCTGGCCACCGCACGCGGGCATGACGGCGAACGCCTACGTCGTCGACAATCCGGAACTCGCGGACCTCGCCGCGCGTTTCATCAAACAGATCGGCTTCACCGGCATCATCGACCTCGACCTGCGCTTCGACCGGCGCGACGGGCTGTACAAACTCCTCGACTTCAACCCCCGCATGGGCGCCCAGTTCCGGCTCTTCGAGAACGAGTCGGGGGTGGACGTCGTCCGCGCCATGCACCTGGATCTGACCGGACGCCCCGTTCCGGAGGGGGAACAGCGGGCCGGCCATCGGTACATCGTGGAGAACATCGACCTGCCCGCCCTGCTCGCCTACCGCCGCAGCGGCTATACGACGCCGCACGCACCGGCGCGCGCGAGCGGGACGGAGCTGGCCTGGCTCGCGGGTGACGACCCGCTGCCGTTCGTCACGATGCTCGCCCGCTTCGTGCGGCCTGGCGCGAAGCACCTGTACCAACTGTGGCGGACCAACCGCCGCGGCAGCAGCACCAGTTCGAGCAGCTAG
- a CDS encoding ABC transporter substrate-binding protein: MKRTTVAMATAALLLPLSACGGSAEAGDGKNVTITVGYQSKTINTVTAGTLLRSLGYFEKDLDALHDGHTYKVDWQDYATGAPITAQMTAGKIDIGSMGDFPLLINAARGKQLGEPTHLVSVTGYNLRGGLNTIVTSPDSKLASLGDLKDKKVSTSIGSAADGTLVRALQRAGIDPEKGIEKLNQQPAVGASALSAGSADALSQFVAWPGLLTFQGKAKALYDGAQLNLPTFHGVTARADFAKQRPAVLEAFLKAQSEATDYLNAHPVAAAESVAKATGLPAEVVYLYNGAHGISTFDPAVKPQLVSALKLDVSVLKAAKLTGDIDVDSFVDDQYVKRALGGDYTERLASKPPAAASEVWPRGSEKTVGFKSPAALLSYVAQHKDAIRAAYVPDATTGTLWFADKAVWVADGDQLLPFVAPATAKAYVAAHGGARVITYADALGRAS, from the coding sequence GTGAAACGCACGACGGTGGCCATGGCCACCGCCGCTCTCCTCCTTCCGCTGAGCGCCTGCGGCGGCAGCGCCGAGGCGGGTGACGGCAAGAACGTCACCATCACCGTCGGCTACCAGTCCAAGACCATCAACACGGTCACGGCCGGCACCCTCCTGCGCTCCCTCGGCTACTTCGAGAAGGACCTCGACGCCCTCCACGACGGCCACACCTACAAGGTCGACTGGCAGGACTACGCCACCGGCGCCCCCATCACCGCCCAGATGACCGCCGGGAAGATCGACATCGGTTCGATGGGCGACTTCCCGCTGCTCATCAACGCGGCCCGGGGCAAGCAGCTCGGCGAGCCCACCCATCTGGTCTCCGTCACCGGCTACAACCTCCGCGGCGGTCTCAACACGATCGTCACCTCCCCGGACTCGAAGCTGGCCTCCCTCGGCGACCTGAAGGACAAGAAGGTCTCCACGAGCATCGGCTCGGCCGCCGACGGCACCCTCGTACGGGCCCTGCAGCGCGCCGGCATCGACCCCGAGAAGGGCATCGAGAAGCTCAACCAGCAGCCCGCGGTGGGTGCTTCGGCACTGTCGGCGGGCAGCGCGGACGCGCTGTCCCAGTTCGTCGCCTGGCCGGGCCTGCTCACCTTCCAGGGCAAGGCGAAGGCGCTGTACGACGGCGCCCAGTTGAACCTCCCCACCTTCCACGGTGTCACCGCCCGCGCGGACTTCGCGAAGCAGCGGCCGGCCGTCCTGGAGGCCTTCCTCAAGGCCCAGTCGGAGGCCACGGACTACCTCAACGCACATCCCGTCGCCGCCGCCGAGTCGGTCGCCAAGGCCACCGGCCTGCCCGCCGAGGTCGTCTACCTCTACAACGGCGCCCACGGCATCTCCACCTTCGACCCGGCGGTCAAGCCGCAGCTCGTCTCCGCGCTGAAGCTGGACGTCTCGGTGCTGAAGGCGGCGAAGCTGACCGGCGACATCGACGTGGACTCCTTCGTCGACGACCAGTACGTCAAGAGGGCCCTCGGCGGCGACTACACCGAGCGGCTCGCCTCGAAGCCGCCCGCCGCCGCGAGCGAGGTGTGGCCCAGGGGCTCCGAGAAGACGGTCGGCTTCAAGTCCCCTGCCGCGCTGCTGAGTTACGTCGCCCAGCACAAGGACGCTATCCGCGCCGCGTACGTCCCCGACGCGACCACCGGCACCCTCTGGTTCGCCGACAAGGCGGTCTGGGTGGCCGACGGCGACCAGCTCCTCCCCTTCGTCGCGCCGGCCACCGCGAAGGCGTACGTCGCCGCGCACGGGGGCGCCCGTGTCATCACGTACGCCGACGCGCTGGGGCGGGCGTCGTGA
- the fahA gene encoding fumarylacetoacetase gives MPPFDVPEGDPFGPHNLPYGVFSTAGSTQRTVGVRLGDQVLDAGAAALALGSPYASLLARPSLNPLLAAGRTAWSDVRRALTAWVTVPAHQEAIGSFLHPLSSVTLHLPFEVADYVDFYASENHARNVGQIFRPDAADSLTPNWKHLPIGYHGRAGTVVVSGTDVVRPSGQRKAPADAAPDFGPSVRLDIEAEVGFVVGAPSERGTPVALGDFREYVFGLCLLNDWSARDIQAWEYVPLGPFLGKSFATSVAAWITPLDALEDARVAPPERTHALLPYLDDTAGPGDEPGGYDLRISVAINGHVVSEPPFSTMYWTAAQQLAHMTVNGASLRTGDLYGSGTVSGPELSQRGSLLELTWNGRDPLELPDGKRTFLEDGDVVTFSAWAPGPGGTRVGLGEVSGRIVTGEVE, from the coding sequence ATGCCCCCCTTCGATGTCCCCGAAGGTGACCCCTTCGGTCCGCACAACCTTCCGTACGGCGTGTTCTCCACCGCCGGCTCGACGCAGCGGACCGTCGGCGTCCGGCTCGGTGACCAGGTCCTGGACGCGGGCGCGGCCGCGCTGGCACTCGGCTCGCCGTATGCCTCCCTGCTCGCGCGCCCCTCGCTGAACCCGCTTCTCGCCGCCGGCCGCACCGCCTGGTCGGACGTGCGGCGCGCGCTGACGGCGTGGGTGACGGTGCCGGCGCATCAAGAGGCGATCGGATCCTTCCTGCACCCGCTGTCGTCGGTGACGCTCCATCTTCCGTTCGAGGTAGCGGACTACGTCGACTTCTACGCCTCCGAGAACCACGCGCGAAACGTCGGCCAGATCTTCCGCCCGGACGCGGCGGACTCGCTGACGCCGAACTGGAAGCACCTCCCGATCGGTTACCACGGGCGCGCGGGGACGGTGGTGGTCTCGGGCACGGACGTCGTACGGCCGTCCGGGCAGCGCAAGGCTCCGGCCGACGCGGCTCCCGACTTCGGGCCGTCCGTCCGCCTGGACATCGAGGCCGAGGTCGGCTTCGTGGTGGGCGCGCCCTCGGAGCGCGGGACGCCGGTGGCACTCGGCGACTTCCGGGAGTACGTGTTCGGGCTGTGCCTGCTCAACGACTGGTCCGCGCGCGACATCCAGGCGTGGGAGTACGTTCCCCTCGGACCGTTCCTCGGCAAGTCCTTCGCCACGTCGGTGGCTGCGTGGATCACCCCGCTGGACGCCCTGGAGGACGCGCGTGTGGCGCCGCCGGAGCGGACGCATGCGCTGCTGCCCTATCTGGACGACACGGCCGGTCCGGGCGACGAGCCCGGCGGCTACGACCTGCGGATCTCCGTCGCGATCAACGGCCATGTCGTCTCCGAGCCGCCCTTTTCCACCATGTACTGGACGGCGGCGCAGCAGCTGGCCCACATGACGGTGAACGGCGCCTCGCTGCGGACCGGCGACCTGTACGGCTCGGGCACGGTGAGCGGCCCGGAGCTGTCGCAGCGCGGGTCCCTGCTGGAGCTGACCTGGAACGGACGGGATCCGCTGGAACTTCCCGACGGCAAGCGGACGTTCCTGGAGGACGGGGATGTGGTGACGTTCTCGGCGTGGGCGCCCGGGCCGGGCGGAACCCGCGTGGGACTGGGCGAGGTGAGCGGCCGGATCGTGACGGGCGAGGTGGAGTGA
- a CDS encoding ABC transporter permease: MSPRPRGQGRFALRCPQRAGRFALRLASLAAALGAWQLLAGLKIDLWLRFSQFPTVVDVARAFAGRLSGPDYWTDLTDSLTRILTGFLLAAVLGVATGVLVARSRLAEDVLGPILEVIRPIPAIALVPVAILLFPSNEQGIVFITCTAAFFPVLVSTRHAVRALTPVWEEAVRTMGGGRWRVLGSVILPGALPGIFGGLSVGIGVSWICVISAEMISGQYGVGYRTWQDYTVVNYAGVFVGMVTIGLLGWLTSTAVELLGRRLTHWLPRASYVPGGRPRPARAATPAAPAPAPASAPTRTKTDPSTQEAQDEHLV, encoded by the coding sequence GTGAGCCCGCGACCGCGGGGGCAGGGCAGGTTCGCGCTCCGCTGTCCGCAGCGAGCGGGCCGCTTCGCCCTGCGGCTCGCCTCGCTGGCGGCCGCCCTCGGCGCCTGGCAGCTGCTGGCCGGCCTGAAGATCGACCTGTGGCTGCGCTTCTCGCAGTTCCCCACGGTCGTCGACGTGGCCCGCGCCTTCGCCGGCCGGCTGTCCGGGCCCGACTACTGGACGGACCTCACCGACAGCCTCACCCGCATCCTCACCGGCTTCCTGCTCGCCGCCGTCCTGGGCGTGGCGACGGGCGTGCTCGTGGCGCGCTCCCGTCTCGCCGAGGACGTGCTCGGGCCGATCCTCGAGGTGATCCGCCCGATCCCGGCGATCGCCCTCGTCCCGGTCGCGATCCTCCTGTTCCCCTCCAACGAACAGGGCATCGTCTTCATCACCTGCACCGCCGCCTTCTTCCCGGTCCTGGTCTCCACCCGGCACGCCGTGCGCGCGCTGACGCCGGTGTGGGAGGAGGCGGTGCGCACCATGGGCGGCGGCCGGTGGCGGGTCCTCGGCTCGGTCATCCTGCCGGGGGCGCTGCCCGGCATCTTCGGCGGCCTGTCGGTCGGCATCGGCGTCTCGTGGATCTGTGTGATCTCCGCGGAGATGATCTCCGGCCAGTACGGCGTCGGCTACCGCACCTGGCAGGACTACACCGTCGTCAACTACGCGGGCGTGTTCGTCGGCATGGTCACGATCGGCCTGCTCGGCTGGCTCACCTCCACGGCCGTGGAACTCCTCGGCCGCCGGCTGACGCATTGGCTGCCCCGCGCGTCGTACGTCCCCGGTGGCAGGCCACGGCCGGCCCGAGCGGCCACCCCGGCGGCCCCCGCCCCCGCCCCCGCCTCCGCACCCACCCGGACCAAGACCGACCCGTCGACCCAGGAGGCACAGGATGAGCACCTGGTCTGA
- a CDS encoding ABC transporter ATP-binding protein has product MSTWSDTEVTAAPLTETQAQTPPAVRGTRLTLGRASLGRPGAPVLADVDLDVAPGEILTVVGPSGCGKSTLLRTLSGLLTPLAGEITQDESPLTGPSAERALIFQEDALLPWRSLRANVELPLAIRGLSRTERRAQAESWLGRVGLADHTRHLPHRVSGGQRQRAQLARALAGAPRAVLMDEPFGALDAQTRAGMQDLLVEVLQGTGATVVFVTHDVDEALFLGDRVALLGNGRLTAVRDVPRPRDRTAHDDPARVALRRDVLSSLGT; this is encoded by the coding sequence ATGAGCACCTGGTCTGACACCGAAGTGACCGCCGCCCCGCTCACCGAAACCCAGGCACAGACACCGCCGGCGGTACGGGGCACACGGCTCACCCTCGGCCGCGCCTCGCTCGGCCGCCCCGGCGCCCCTGTCCTGGCAGACGTCGACCTGGACGTCGCACCCGGCGAGATCCTCACCGTCGTGGGCCCCTCCGGCTGCGGCAAGTCGACCCTGCTGCGCACGCTGTCCGGCCTGCTGACCCCGTTGGCCGGGGAGATCACCCAGGACGAAAGCCCGTTGACGGGCCCCTCCGCCGAACGCGCCCTGATCTTCCAGGAGGACGCCCTCCTGCCCTGGCGCAGCCTGCGCGCCAACGTCGAACTGCCGCTCGCCATCAGGGGTTTGTCGCGCACCGAGCGCCGCGCCCAAGCGGAGTCCTGGCTCGGCCGGGTCGGACTCGCCGACCACACACGGCACCTGCCGCACCGTGTCTCCGGCGGACAGCGCCAACGCGCCCAGCTGGCCCGGGCCCTCGCGGGAGCGCCCCGCGCCGTCCTCATGGACGAACCCTTCGGCGCACTCGACGCCCAGACCCGCGCCGGCATGCAGGACCTGCTGGTGGAGGTGCTCCAGGGCACGGGCGCGACCGTCGTCTTCGTCACCCACGACGTCGACGAGGCCCTGTTCCTCGGCGACCGTGTGGCGCTCCTCGGCAACGGCCGGCTGACCGCCGTACGCGACGTGCCGCGCCCGCGCGACCGTACGGCGCACGACGACCCCGCGCGCGTGGCGCTGCGGCGCGACGTCCTCTCCTCGCTCGGTACCTGA